A region from the Buteo buteo chromosome 19, bButBut1.hap1.1, whole genome shotgun sequence genome encodes:
- the TTLL12 gene encoding tubulin--tyrosine ligase-like protein 12 isoform X1 — protein MSGDGEEDLSAFVALHGAALRASRVPTRYWESLCRKLRGEVFDAGDYFGIMQVEEADEEEEGDEEMEEEFKKKPNPGNEPCFKVIVTNENGLQASNPNSIFLIDHAWTYRVEHARQQLLHVPGLLHRMTNLMGVDFHGEIPDEGSIEQVLREMWKYNQTYQLSQGTAEEKVPVWYIMDEFGSRIQHSDQPTFATAPLFYMPQQIAYTVLWPLRDLETGDEVTRDYAYGETDRLIRKCVLLPWVPTEVLDVNCYTPEPSDEHYQAILAENKEKLPIAINPPVYDKDKVFKVFTDIQQVLNNLTHPRFVFTDNEGKADILYNFAHFKDYRKLSEERPEVMLNQFPCENLLTVKDCLASISRRAGGPDGPRWLPRTFNLQTELPQFVSYFQQRDRRGEDNHWICKPWNLARSLDTHITNSLNNIIRHRESSPKVVCKYIENPVLFHREDVGMVKFDIRYVVLLRSVKPLKLYIYDVFWLRFSNRAFSLDDLDDYEKHFTVMNYAPGVTLKQVHCEEFIPLFEKQYPEYPWATVQANIFKAFAELFQVASAKPAPLGICDYPPSRAIYAVDLMLKWDTSRDGKGIMQPQILEVNFNPDCDRACRYHPTFFNDVFSTLFLDETDSCHVTCIV, from the exons atGTCGGGGGACGGCGAGGAGGATCTGTCGGCCTTCGTGGCCCTGCATGGGGCCGCGCTCCGGGCGTCGAGGGTCCCGACGCGTTACTGGGAGAGCCTGTGCCGTAAACTGCGTGGTGAG GTATTTGATGCTGGTGACTACTTTGGGATAATGCAAGTAGAAGAGGcagatgaggaggaagaaggtgatgaagaaatggaagaagaatttaaaaagaaaccaaatccTGGAAATGAACCATGTTTCAAAGTTATTGTAACAAATGAGAATGGGCTTCAAGCCTCCAATCCCAATAG CATTTTCCTCATCGACCATGCCTGGACTTACCGTGTTGAACATGCCCGCCAGCAGCTGCTTCACGTACCCGGCTTACTGCATAGAATGACAAATCTCATGGGAGTCGACTTTCACGGAGAGATCCCAGATGAGGGCAGTATTGAGCAAGTGTTGCGGGAAATGTGGAAATACAATCAGACCTACCAGCTTTCTCAAGGG ACTGCAGAGGAGAAGGTTCCTGTCTGGTACATCATGGATGAATTTGGATCACGCATTCAGCATTCAGATCAGCCTACTTTTGCAACAGCGCCTCTGTTTTATATGCCTCAACAAATTGCTTACACTGTTCTCTGGCCTTTGAGAGACCTTGAAACTGGTG ACGAAGTGACTCGTGATTATGCTTATGGGGAAACAGATCGCTTGATCAGGAAGTGTGTTTTGTTACCATGGGTGCCTACTGAAGTGTTGGATGTCAACTGTTATACACCAGAGCCATCAGATGAGCATTACCAG gctattttagcagaaaacaaggaaaaactgCCTATAGCGATAAACCCACCAGTTTATGACAAAGACAAAGTTTTCAA ggTTTTCACAGACATTCAGCAAGTCCTCAACAACCTGACACATCCCCGTTTTGTATTCACAGACAACGAGGGAAAAGCAGACATCCTCTACAACTTCGCACACTTCAAAGATTATAG GAAGCTAAGTGAGGAAAGGCCTGAGGTAATGCTGAATCAATTTCCATGTGAGAACCTTCTGACCGTCAAAGACTGCCTGGCATCCATTTCTAGACGAGCTGGAGGACCAGATGGGCCAAGATGGTTGCCTCGTACTTTTAACCTCCAAACAGAATTGCCTCAGTTCGTCAGCTACTTTCAGCAACGTGACAGAAG agGAGAAGACAACCACTGGATATGCAAACCGTGGAACTTGGCCAGAAGTCTGGATACCCACATCACCAACAGTCTTAACAATATCATCAGGCATAGGGAAAGCAGCCCAAAG GTAGTGTGCAAATATATTGAGAATCCAGTCTTGTTTCACCGAGAAGATGTGGGGATGGTTAAATTTGATATCCGTTATGTTGTATTGCTGCGGTCTGTAAAACCACTCAAGCTGTATATCTATGATGTATTTTGGCTGCGCTTTTCAAATCG GGCATTTTCACTTGATGACTTGGATGACTATGAGAAGCATTTCACAGTCATGAATTATGCTCCCGGTGTAACATTAAAACAG GTACACTGTGAAGAATTTATTCCTCTGTTTGAAAAACAATATCCTGAATATCCTTGGGCAACAGTACAA gcaaatatttttaaggcaTTTGCTGAATTGTTCCAAGTTGCTTCAGCTAAACCTGCACCTCTTGGCATCTGTGACTATCCGCCATCAAGAGCCATATATGCCGTTGACTTGATGCTTAAATGGGACACCAGCAGAGATG
- the TTLL12 gene encoding tubulin--tyrosine ligase-like protein 12 isoform X2 produces MQVEEADEEEEGDEEMEEEFKKKPNPGNEPCFKVIVTNENGLQASNPNSIFLIDHAWTYRVEHARQQLLHVPGLLHRMTNLMGVDFHGEIPDEGSIEQVLREMWKYNQTYQLSQGTAEEKVPVWYIMDEFGSRIQHSDQPTFATAPLFYMPQQIAYTVLWPLRDLETGDEVTRDYAYGETDRLIRKCVLLPWVPTEVLDVNCYTPEPSDEHYQAILAENKEKLPIAINPPVYDKDKVFKVFTDIQQVLNNLTHPRFVFTDNEGKADILYNFAHFKDYRKLSEERPEVMLNQFPCENLLTVKDCLASISRRAGGPDGPRWLPRTFNLQTELPQFVSYFQQRDRRGEDNHWICKPWNLARSLDTHITNSLNNIIRHRESSPKVVCKYIENPVLFHREDVGMVKFDIRYVVLLRSVKPLKLYIYDVFWLRFSNRAFSLDDLDDYEKHFTVMNYAPGVTLKQVHCEEFIPLFEKQYPEYPWATVQANIFKAFAELFQVASAKPAPLGICDYPPSRAIYAVDLMLKWDTSRDGKGIMQPQILEVNFNPDCDRACRYHPTFFNDVFSTLFLDETDSCHVTCIV; encoded by the exons ATGCAAGTAGAAGAGGcagatgaggaggaagaaggtgatgaagaaatggaagaagaatttaaaaagaaaccaaatccTGGAAATGAACCATGTTTCAAAGTTATTGTAACAAATGAGAATGGGCTTCAAGCCTCCAATCCCAATAG CATTTTCCTCATCGACCATGCCTGGACTTACCGTGTTGAACATGCCCGCCAGCAGCTGCTTCACGTACCCGGCTTACTGCATAGAATGACAAATCTCATGGGAGTCGACTTTCACGGAGAGATCCCAGATGAGGGCAGTATTGAGCAAGTGTTGCGGGAAATGTGGAAATACAATCAGACCTACCAGCTTTCTCAAGGG ACTGCAGAGGAGAAGGTTCCTGTCTGGTACATCATGGATGAATTTGGATCACGCATTCAGCATTCAGATCAGCCTACTTTTGCAACAGCGCCTCTGTTTTATATGCCTCAACAAATTGCTTACACTGTTCTCTGGCCTTTGAGAGACCTTGAAACTGGTG ACGAAGTGACTCGTGATTATGCTTATGGGGAAACAGATCGCTTGATCAGGAAGTGTGTTTTGTTACCATGGGTGCCTACTGAAGTGTTGGATGTCAACTGTTATACACCAGAGCCATCAGATGAGCATTACCAG gctattttagcagaaaacaaggaaaaactgCCTATAGCGATAAACCCACCAGTTTATGACAAAGACAAAGTTTTCAA ggTTTTCACAGACATTCAGCAAGTCCTCAACAACCTGACACATCCCCGTTTTGTATTCACAGACAACGAGGGAAAAGCAGACATCCTCTACAACTTCGCACACTTCAAAGATTATAG GAAGCTAAGTGAGGAAAGGCCTGAGGTAATGCTGAATCAATTTCCATGTGAGAACCTTCTGACCGTCAAAGACTGCCTGGCATCCATTTCTAGACGAGCTGGAGGACCAGATGGGCCAAGATGGTTGCCTCGTACTTTTAACCTCCAAACAGAATTGCCTCAGTTCGTCAGCTACTTTCAGCAACGTGACAGAAG agGAGAAGACAACCACTGGATATGCAAACCGTGGAACTTGGCCAGAAGTCTGGATACCCACATCACCAACAGTCTTAACAATATCATCAGGCATAGGGAAAGCAGCCCAAAG GTAGTGTGCAAATATATTGAGAATCCAGTCTTGTTTCACCGAGAAGATGTGGGGATGGTTAAATTTGATATCCGTTATGTTGTATTGCTGCGGTCTGTAAAACCACTCAAGCTGTATATCTATGATGTATTTTGGCTGCGCTTTTCAAATCG GGCATTTTCACTTGATGACTTGGATGACTATGAGAAGCATTTCACAGTCATGAATTATGCTCCCGGTGTAACATTAAAACAG GTACACTGTGAAGAATTTATTCCTCTGTTTGAAAAACAATATCCTGAATATCCTTGGGCAACAGTACAA gcaaatatttttaaggcaTTTGCTGAATTGTTCCAAGTTGCTTCAGCTAAACCTGCACCTCTTGGCATCTGTGACTATCCGCCATCAAGAGCCATATATGCCGTTGACTTGATGCTTAAATGGGACACCAGCAGAGATG